CCGACCATGAGCCTGACCACCTGAGCGCGCCATGGTGGCCATGACCGAATACGTCGTCCCGCCGCTGGCGCCGCGCGCGCTGCCCGTGGTCGGCAGCACCGCGCAGTTTCCCGTCGCCCGCGTGTTCTGCATCGGCCGCAACTACCGCTGGTCGCCCGACGAGCCGGCGCCGCGCGAGATGCCCGCGTGGTTCATGAAGCCGGCCACGGCCGTCGAACCCGCGCGTGACGCGCTGCCCTACCCGCCCGGCACCGACGAGTTCTGCCATGAGGTGGAACTGGTGGTCGCCATCGGGCGCGGCGGCCGGGACATCGACCCGGGCCAGGCGCTGGCGCATGTCTGGGGCTATGCGGTCGGGCTCGACATGACGCGGCGCGACCTGCAGCGGGTTGCCAAGCAGTCCGGCGGCCCGTGGGAACCGGCCAAGGCGTTCGACCATTCGGCGCCGTGCAGCCCGATCCTGCCGGCAGCGCGCTGCGCAGACCCGGCCAGCGGCGCCATCCATCTGTCGGTCAATGGCGAGACGCGCCAGCGCGCCGATCTGGCCGATTTGCTATGGCCGGTGCCCGAGCTGGTGGCGATGCTGTCGCGCTCGGTGGCGCTGCTGCCGGGCGACCTGATCTTTACCGGCACGCCGGCCGGCGTCGCGCCGTTGCAGCGCGGCGACGTGGTGCGCGCCGGCGTGGCCGGCATCGGCGATATCGCGCTGACCGTCGGCTAGACGGCCCCGCCCCCGCGACACAACACAACAGGAGACACCATGAACGCATCCCGACGCATTGCCCTGGTGACCGGCGCTGGCAGCGGCGTGGGCCGGCTGACCGCGCTGGCGCTGCTCGACGACGGCTGGACCGTCGTGCTGGCCGGCCGGCGCGCCGACCCGCTGCAGACGCTGGTGGCCGACGCCGCCACGCGCGGCCAGACCGCGCTGGCCGTGCCGACCGACGTGACCAACCCGGCCAGCGTGCAGGCGCTGTTCGACACCATCGAGCGCGCGTTCGGCCGGCTCGACCTGCTGTTCAACAACGCCGGCGTCAACGCCCCGGCCGTGCCGGTCGACGAGCTGCCGCTGGAAAAGTGGTTCAACGTGATCGACACCAATGTGACCGGCGTCTTCCTGTGCGCGCGGGCCGCGTTCGGCCTGATGCGCCGCCAGACGCCGCAGGGCGGCCGGATCATCAACAACGGCTCGGTGTCGGCCCACACCCCGCGGCCGTTCACGGCGCCGTACACGGCCAGCAAGCACGCGGTCAGCGGGCTGACCAAGGCGCTGGCGCTCGATGGACGCGCCTACGGCATCGCCGCCGGACAGGTCGACATCGGCAACGCGCTGACCGAGCTGTCCGAGCGCATGACGCGCGGCGTGCTGCAGGCCAACGGCACCACGGCGCCCGAGCCGATGATGGACGCCCGGCACGTGGCCGACGCCGTGCGGCACATGGCGTCGCTGCCGCTGGACGCCAACGTGCTGAACATGACCGTCATGGCCACGGCCATGCCGTTCGTCGGCCGCGGCTGACTTCCCGATCCCCGCGCGCCCCGGCTTGGCAGCCGGGGGGCGCCACCAGAGTTGACATCAGCTCAACCGCATCCATACGGAGACAAACCATGCGTATCGCCACTCGCCCGTTCACGACCCTGATTGCCACGATGGCCGGCTGCGCCGCCATGATGGTGGCGCCCGGCACGGCCCTGGCCCAGCCCAACTACCCCGCCCGTCCGGTCACGATCATCGTGCCCGCGCCCGCTGGCGGCGGCATCGACCTGATCGCGCGCGTGGTTGGCGAGAAGCTGTCGGTCAAGCTGGGCCAGCCGTTCGTCGTGGAAAACCGCCCCGGCGCGTCCAACAACCTGGGCACGGCGATGCT
This sequence is a window from Cupriavidus pauculus. Protein-coding genes within it:
- a CDS encoding fumarylacetoacetate hydrolase family protein codes for the protein MTEYVVPPLAPRALPVVGSTAQFPVARVFCIGRNYRWSPDEPAPREMPAWFMKPATAVEPARDALPYPPGTDEFCHEVELVVAIGRGGRDIDPGQALAHVWGYAVGLDMTRRDLQRVAKQSGGPWEPAKAFDHSAPCSPILPAARCADPASGAIHLSVNGETRQRADLADLLWPVPELVAMLSRSVALLPGDLIFTGTPAGVAPLQRGDVVRAGVAGIGDIALTVG
- a CDS encoding SDR family oxidoreductase, yielding MNASRRIALVTGAGSGVGRLTALALLDDGWTVVLAGRRADPLQTLVADAATRGQTALAVPTDVTNPASVQALFDTIERAFGRLDLLFNNAGVNAPAVPVDELPLEKWFNVIDTNVTGVFLCARAAFGLMRRQTPQGGRIINNGSVSAHTPRPFTAPYTASKHAVSGLTKALALDGRAYGIAAGQVDIGNALTELSERMTRGVLQANGTTAPEPMMDARHVADAVRHMASLPLDANVLNMTVMATAMPFVGRG